In Wolbachia endosymbiont of Cimex lectularius, the following are encoded in one genomic region:
- the rsmH gene encoding 16S rRNA (cytosine(1402)-N(4))-methyltransferase RsmH, with protein MKHIPVLLKEMLLQLSLQNGGVYVDATFGAGGYSKAILESADCKVYAIDRDETVVKFYDDLSVRYPNRIKLFIEKFSNIKSILSRIQIADTGIRKKKCDGMTPDRITEGVDGVVFDIGVSSMQLDEGNRGFSFLHDGPLDMRMGGSSQINASTFVNALREEEIANTIYNYGGERHSRKIARAIVNTRRKRPIKTTFELADIVRSVVFRGKSKIDPATRTFQAIRIWVNDELGELEKGIKAASEILNKNGKLIVITFHSLEDRIIKTFFRGLCEPRSADYRTFSLLNKKVIKASVEEINANPRARSAKLRAIQRLS; from the coding sequence ATGAAACATATTCCAGTTTTGTTAAAAGAGATGCTATTACAACTTTCACTACAAAATGGTGGTGTGTATGTGGATGCTACGTTTGGAGCTGGGGGATATAGCAAAGCAATACTGGAGTCCGCTGATTGCAAAGTGTATGCAATTGATAGAGACGAAACGGTTGTTAAATTTTATGATGATTTGAGCGTTAGATATCCTAATAGGATAAAGTTATTTATTGAAAAATTTAGCAATATTAAAAGCATACTGAGCAGAATCCAAATAGCTGACACTGGAATTCGGAAAAAAAAATGCGATGGAATGACACCAGACAGAATTACTGAAGGCGTGGATGGAGTTGTATTTGACATAGGGGTCTCGTCTATGCAGCTTGATGAAGGAAATAGAGGATTTTCATTTTTACATGATGGTCCGCTTGATATGCGTATGGGTGGCTCTTCTCAAATCAACGCTTCAACGTTTGTTAACGCTCTACGCGAAGAAGAAATTGCCAATACTATATACAACTACGGAGGGGAACGTCATTCTCGCAAAATTGCAAGGGCAATAGTAAACACGCGGAGGAAAAGACCTATCAAAACTACATTTGAACTCGCGGATATTGTACGTTCCGTGGTATTTCGTGGAAAAAGTAAAATTGATCCTGCAACTAGGACATTTCAGGCGATCAGAATATGGGTAAACGATGAGCTTGGAGAACTTGAAAAAGGTATTAAGGCTGCATCTGAAATTTTAAATAAGAATGGCAAACTAATTGTCATTACTTTTCATTCTTTAGAAGATCGTATAATTAAAACCTTTTTCAGAGGTTTGTGTGAACCAAGATCTGCTGATTATAGAACATTTTCTCTCCTAAATAAAAAAGTGATCAAAGCGAGTGTGGAAGAGATAAATGCGAATCCACGTGCGCGCTCAGCAAAACTAAGAGCTATACAGAGGTTATCATGA